One region of Rhodocaloribacter litoris genomic DNA includes:
- a CDS encoding TonB-dependent receptor, with product MSLAATTRAQPVVYQEVPLRQVLDDVARRSGYRVLYRDALAQGRTVTLQAPASVLIEALSRELARQGLVLEADTARRLLFLLEPPPREVSIEGRVWDADTGRPLPYATVSWEAETRLQGTMAGADGRFRVVTAPATGRDTLELTASYVGYGPQTVRLPLHDAAHTVDLFLQPQVEALPAVVIEGSAVWLDGVDTTWHRLVRPERFAPFGERGVLQALQALPSVGLAVGLDGFTVRGSRTDGLQVLLDGVPVYHPSHLFGLFDAFNPDALQAVGFFYDVAPATYAAPPGGTLAFVTRNDHPAHLQGVAGLSNVAGRLLLQGPLGRPGSWLLAARRSWLDAFAWPGNDRLISYGLDVGRPTGPLPPNVADLGARLLEVGPSTASFYDLHGKLRLEGRRVHLTASGYLGGDDARQQARRLMPRWAGREPTVLEWTEVVTRQRWSNRMLSLQPTHRLAQRVRLRTLLATTAYESEYTKDDFLYAFSGGGLQNLFRRLDPFAYTNTLAGWYWEQAVDAGTDRGYWTLGYALQQLALSYQEQSALRSRPFAEHQRAVQADAFVQHEGRPHPQLRFLAGARLHAFSTGPYVRLSPRLQLTVHPQGRWSAGLGFSRNYQFLHHLAFENMNSTGVWLLTGRNQPPTVVDHLSVGVQLRPGRSRLQVDAYTRRFANVWQHEVVAPFFLITRDRETSTPWLTGARSRAYGLEVLLDQPLGPLRTTLAYALARVDLAHEALAGGAWYPAPWDRRHQVRVYLDVPLGRAATLSVAWFSATGPPNTERFTDQRQPARLGSNHRMDLALAGRHRLHFATAELRLGLFNLFDRANPWYRTPVLALVGERLPGRLAFVPVDVYDLGRQASFELVLHF from the coding sequence ATGAGCCTGGCGGCAACCACCCGGGCACAGCCGGTGGTCTATCAGGAGGTGCCGCTGCGCCAGGTACTCGACGACGTGGCCCGGCGCAGCGGCTACCGGGTGCTCTACCGCGACGCGCTGGCGCAGGGCCGTACGGTCACGCTGCAGGCACCGGCCTCCGTGTTGATCGAAGCCCTCTCGCGCGAGCTGGCCCGCCAGGGGTTGGTGCTGGAAGCCGACACGGCGCGGCGCCTGCTCTTCCTCCTGGAGCCACCCCCGCGAGAAGTGTCGATCGAAGGGCGGGTATGGGATGCGGACACCGGCCGGCCGCTCCCGTACGCGACGGTTTCCTGGGAGGCGGAAACCCGGCTCCAGGGCACCATGGCCGGTGCCGACGGGCGGTTCCGTGTGGTGACGGCGCCGGCGACCGGCCGCGATACACTGGAGCTGACCGCTTCGTATGTGGGCTACGGGCCGCAGACCGTCCGGCTGCCGCTGCACGATGCCGCGCACACGGTCGACCTGTTTCTGCAACCGCAGGTCGAAGCGCTGCCGGCCGTGGTCATCGAAGGCAGTGCCGTCTGGCTGGACGGTGTGGACACGACCTGGCACCGGCTGGTACGGCCCGAGCGGTTTGCACCCTTCGGCGAGCGTGGTGTGCTGCAGGCCCTGCAGGCCCTGCCGTCCGTCGGCCTGGCGGTCGGGCTCGACGGGTTCACCGTGCGCGGTAGCCGGACCGACGGCTTGCAGGTGTTGCTCGACGGCGTGCCCGTCTATCACCCGTCACATCTCTTTGGCCTGTTCGATGCCTTCAACCCGGACGCCCTGCAGGCTGTCGGTTTCTTTTACGACGTGGCCCCGGCCACCTATGCAGCACCACCGGGCGGTACGCTGGCGTTCGTGACGCGAAACGACCATCCGGCCCACCTGCAAGGTGTGGCCGGGCTCAGCAACGTGGCCGGGCGCCTGCTGCTGCAGGGGCCGCTGGGACGCCCGGGAAGCTGGCTGCTGGCCGCCCGTCGTTCGTGGCTGGATGCGTTCGCCTGGCCCGGAAACGACCGGCTGATTTCCTATGGCCTGGATGTGGGGCGCCCCACAGGACCGTTGCCTCCGAACGTGGCCGACCTGGGGGCACGCCTGCTGGAAGTGGGACCGTCGACCGCTTCGTTTTATGACCTGCACGGCAAGCTGAGGCTGGAAGGGCGGCGCGTGCACCTGACCGCCAGCGGCTACCTGGGGGGCGACGATGCCCGCCAGCAGGCACGGCGCCTGATGCCCCGGTGGGCGGGAAGAGAACCCACCGTGCTCGAGTGGACCGAGGTGGTAACCCGCCAGCGATGGAGCAACCGTATGCTGAGCCTGCAGCCCACGCACCGGCTCGCCCAGCGCGTGCGCCTGCGGACCCTGCTGGCCACCACGGCTTACGAAAGCGAGTACACGAAGGACGATTTTCTGTATGCTTTTTCCGGAGGAGGCTTGCAGAACCTGTTCCGGCGTCTGGATCCTTTCGCCTATACCAACACGCTGGCCGGGTGGTACTGGGAACAGGCAGTAGACGCCGGAACCGACCGGGGCTACTGGACGCTGGGGTATGCCCTGCAGCAGCTGGCACTTTCCTACCAGGAGCAGTCCGCCCTGCGGTCGCGGCCGTTTGCGGAGCACCAGCGGGCCGTGCAGGCCGATGCCTTCGTGCAGCACGAGGGCCGGCCGCATCCGCAGTTGAGGTTCCTGGCAGGTGCCCGGCTCCATGCCTTCTCGACGGGCCCGTACGTGCGGCTTTCGCCCCGCCTGCAGCTTACGGTGCATCCGCAGGGACGCTGGTCTGCGGGTCTCGGCTTCAGCCGGAACTACCAGTTCCTGCACCATCTGGCCTTCGAGAACATGAACAGCACGGGCGTATGGCTGCTGACCGGACGCAACCAGCCGCCCACCGTGGTCGACCACCTGAGCGTGGGGGTGCAACTGAGGCCGGGACGCTCGCGCCTGCAGGTGGATGCCTACACCCGGCGTTTTGCGAACGTGTGGCAACACGAGGTGGTGGCGCCGTTCTTTCTGATCACCCGCGACCGGGAGACCTCGACGCCCTGGCTCACCGGCGCCCGGAGCCGGGCCTACGGGCTTGAGGTGCTCCTGGATCAGCCGCTCGGCCCGCTGCGGACCACGCTGGCCTATGCACTGGCCCGGGTCGATCTGGCGCATGAGGCCCTGGCGGGGGGGGCCTGGTATCCGGCGCCCTGGGACCGGCGGCACCAGGTTCGGGTCTATCTGGACGTACCGCTCGGGCGAGCGGCCACGCTGTCGGTAGCCTGGTTTTCGGCCACCGGTCCACCCAACACCGAGCGTTTCACGGATCAGAGACAGCCGGCACGGCTGGGCTCGAACCACCGCATGGATCTGGCACTGGCCGGTCGCCACCGCCTGCACTTCGCGACGGCCGAGTTGCGCCTGGGGCTTTTCAACCTGTTCGACCGTGCCAATCCCTGGTACCGGACTCCCGTGCTGGCCCTCGTGGGCGAACGCCTTCCCGGCCGACTGGCGTTCGTCCCCGTCGACGTGTATGACCTGGGACGCCAGGCTTCCTTCGAACTGGTGCTGCACTTCTGA
- a CDS encoding thioredoxin family protein: protein MQDELTVHDIVGRGVSLDVYRARWQQDLARPLRGLDRTARRYLHYARYNWERYHRVFEQYEPSQAFRAVLERITSPQDWLVITEDWCADAAYSLPVFARAAETNRQVWLRLVRRDEHPEVMDRYLTNGARAIPKLVVFGARGDELFRWGAKPAALYRLREDWKARGIEGHELSKATIAWYESGGWLEVERELAALLETTAVRG from the coding sequence ATGCAGGACGAACTGACGGTTCATGACATCGTCGGACGCGGGGTTTCACTGGACGTATACCGCGCCCGGTGGCAGCAGGACCTGGCACGCCCGCTGCGGGGACTCGACCGTACCGCACGGCGCTACCTGCACTATGCCCGCTACAACTGGGAACGCTATCACCGGGTCTTCGAGCAATATGAGCCGTCACAGGCGTTCAGGGCCGTGCTGGAGCGTATCACGTCGCCGCAGGACTGGCTGGTGATCACCGAGGACTGGTGCGCCGACGCAGCGTACAGCCTGCCGGTGTTCGCACGGGCCGCCGAAACGAACCGGCAGGTCTGGTTGCGCCTTGTCCGCCGCGACGAGCATCCAGAGGTGATGGACCGCTATCTGACGAACGGCGCCCGGGCGATTCCGAAGCTGGTGGTGTTCGGCGCCCGCGGTGACGAGTTGTTCCGCTGGGGTGCGAAGCCGGCGGCGCTGTACCGGCTCCGGGAAGACTGGAAAGCCCGCGGCATTGAGGGACATGAGCTCTCGAAGGCGACGATCGCCTGGTACGAGTCCGGCGGCTGGCTCGAGGTGGAACGCGAGCTGGCGGCCTTGCTGGAGACTACGGCGGTGCGGGGTTGA
- a CDS encoding HNH endonuclease signature motif containing protein has product MHLGEIEALLEDDRCRAQLARLTPPETAPAQPDPAACDWRFVETPDGLLRDYVVSTGGHVLSLPRYRRYRPASGSSRVAHRKFQPGRFLRPGRHPEGFRTVVLYRDGRKEPFYVHQLVAWTFLGPQPPGHVIRHRDGNPGNNTADNLEYGPASPRLHAGVAGSVCDRERQLRQAVREALDGRRDVHRVLGEVLDYLTEKCEA; this is encoded by the coding sequence ATGCATCTCGGCGAGATCGAAGCCCTCCTTGAAGACGACCGTTGCCGTGCCCAGCTGGCCCGCCTGACACCGCCGGAGACAGCCCCCGCGCAGCCCGACCCCGCCGCGTGCGACTGGCGGTTCGTTGAGACCCCGGACGGGCTGCTCCGGGATTACGTGGTCTCCACCGGCGGGCACGTGCTTTCTCTGCCGCGCTACCGTCGTTACCGCCCGGCCTCCGGCTCGTCCCGTGTCGCACACCGCAAGTTCCAGCCCGGGCGGTTTCTGCGTCCCGGTCGCCATCCCGAAGGGTTCCGTACCGTGGTGTTGTACCGGGACGGCCGGAAGGAGCCGTTTTACGTGCACCAGCTCGTGGCCTGGACATTTCTCGGCCCGCAGCCACCCGGTCACGTCATCCGCCATCGGGACGGCAACCCCGGCAACAACACGGCGGACAACCTCGAATATGGCCCGGCATCGCCCCGCCTGCACGCCGGTGTGGCCGGGAGCGTGTGCGACCGGGAAAGGCAGTTGCGACAGGCCGTCCGGGAAGCGCTCGACGGCCGGCGCGATGTCCACCGGGTACTCGGCGAAGTGCTTGACTATCTCACGGAAAAATGTGAAGCATGA